In Lineus longissimus chromosome 9, tnLinLong1.2, whole genome shotgun sequence, one genomic interval encodes:
- the LOC135493381 gene encoding uncharacterized protein LOC135493381 isoform X3 gives MLGTMMLPTVVRETRQESDETVFEQTTGDQTDGSNGGMASPANSTNSEDSTGPITMVPSPPQELGRKNPFPMPSRLKDPLDLDFDSSNNNLIPARPTVPRLYGSYSSQRKEGIKGEMAGHRGPRLSRLLTTEQLEELERTHQTDPYPDYFQLGIKIGLKSHQVRHWFQTRRKSNRGSKRPRTDSGEALMDETADEETSISKYDEDTVDGLGQEVRDFSRKRKHLAPPRQHNGHTPPIALPKTARQPTPSLDVPGHDIGPVNYNMPKLPRSMAPQAHCNGMTNHPNATAASIYRMLSSQPPSHRHGSIPPNVNVALHPAFGMQWQLPTPTVESLLEKGDLEVLVEQRDFLRGMLEQQEALRFMWDQQITTLKRLLNVCEMKISRERSREHKQAQKATKPAIQKAHSHPPQVRLGIPQPTSATVSPITSTSVSSEAVRSFLTNHSDVIAPMPPLIATSLGTGLLKNTNCHSKIITPMYGGVAIDLRSDLTSAASPTPNSSRRPSRDEVDSHIEADVSEFSETETEEDYDDPQPIDLSSSGRSLRDDKWKGRDSTDSRFAPGEMDLFDEFHQILPNYPPSHRGTPDMQSQIKMEMALSEDGDGDSPSDGGWRRRRKRTVFSLIQLQRMEEIFKVTHYPSYADRDEIAQELGLTDETVRVWFKNRRAKVMREKGDVKAQGNLQQVVDDIKSERTSPS, from the exons ATGTTAGGGACGATGATGTTACCAACAGTAGTTCGGGAGACGCGGCAAGAGAGTGATGAGACTGTCTTCGAGCAGACGACAGGTGACCAAACAGACGGCAGTAATGGCGGCATGGCCTCACCTGCCAACAGCACTAACTCCGAGGACTCAACAGGACCCATCACAATGGTCCCCAGTCCTCCCCAGGAACTCGGCAGAAAGAATCCATTCCCAATGCCGTCTCGATTAAAAGATCCGTTAGACTTGGACTTCGATTCAAGCAACAATAACTTGATACCAGCAAGGCCGACTGTTCCAAGACTATACGGTTCATATTCAAGTCAAAGGAAGGAGGGAATTAAAG GTGAAATGGCCGGCCACAGAGGACCACGCCTGTCGCGGTTACTGACCACGGAGCAGCTTGAAGAACTAGAGAGGACGCATCAGACGGACCCGTACCCGGACTACTTTCAGCTTGGAATCAAGATAGGTCTTAAATCACATCAG GTTCGCCATTGGTTCCAGACGCGACGGAAGTCTAACCGGGGCAGCAAGCGACCACGAACGGATTCAGGTGAAGCTTTAATGGACGAGACTGCGGATGAGGAGACCAGTATTTCAAAATATGATGAG GACACTGTCGATGGTCTTGGACAAGAAGTAAGAGATTTCAGTAGGAAGAGAAAGCATTTAGCGCCACCACGCCAACACAATGGACACACCCCACCAATAGCACTGCCAAAGACTGCCCGTCAACCAACCCCTTCCCTCGATGTCCCTGGGCATGATATCGGTCCTGTCAACTATAACATGCCAAAACTGCCCAGGAGCATGGCACCACAGGCTCACTGTAATGGCATG ACCAACCATCCCAACGCCACTGCCGCTTCTATCTACCGAATGCTGTCTAGCCAACCACCCTCCCACCGCCATGGCTCCATCCCACCTAACGTCAACGTGGCCCTCCATCCTGCCTTTGGTATGCAGTGGCAGCTACCAACACCCACCGTGGAG AGTCTGTTGGAGAAAGGTGACCTTGAAGTCCTTGTGGAGCAGAGGGATTTCCTCAGAGGCATGCTGGAGCAACAGGAAGCA TTGCGATTCATGTGGGACCAACAGATTACTACGTTGAAAAGACTGCTGAATGTTTGCGAGATGAAAATCTCGCGAGAAAGATCGAGAGAGCATAAACAAGCACAGAAGGCGACGAAGCCAGCCATACAGAAGGCTCATTCACATCCAC CGCAAGTCCGACTCGGAATACCCCAACCAACCTCCGCCACCGTGAGTCCCATCACCTCAACCAGCGTCAGCTCCGAGGCTGTCCGATCATTTCTAACAAATCACTCAGACGTCATTGCTCCCATGCCTCCACTGATCGCCACGAGCCTTGGAACAGGCCTCCTCAAGAACACAAACTGCCACAGTAAGATCATCACACCGATGTACGGAGGAGTCGCAATCGACCTCAGGTCTGACCTGACTTCAGCCGCATCTCCAACACCCAACTCGAGCAGACGACCGTCACGTGATGAGGTGGATTCTCATATCGAGGCTGACGTGTCCGAG TTTTCAGAGACCGAGACTGAAGAGGACTATGACGATCCCCAGCCGATCGACTTGTCCAGCAGCGGCAGGAGCCTGAGAGATGACAAATGGAAGGGAAGAGACTCGACGGATTCCAGGTTTG CCCCAGGTGAAATGGACCTATTCGACGAGTTCCACCAGATCTTGCCAAACTATCCACCGTCGCACCGAGGAACTCCGGATATGCAGTCACAAATCAAAATGGAAATG GCGCTCTCAGAAGATGGTGATGGCGATTCTCCATCTGACGGTGGCTGGCGGCGGCGGAGGAAGAGGACAGTCTTCAGCCTGATACAACTGCAACGCATGGAGGAGATCTTCAAGGTCACACACTATCCAAGCTATGCTGATAGGGACGAGATTGCTCAGGAATTGGGGCTCACTGATGAAACG GTACGCGTTTGGTTCAAGAACCGACGTGCTAAGGTGATGCGAGAGAAGGGCGACGTGAAGGCCCAGGGGAACCTGCAACAGGTGGTCGACGATATCAAGTCGGAGAGAACCAGCCCCTCGTAG
- the LOC135493381 gene encoding uncharacterized protein LOC135493381 isoform X1: MLGTMMLPTVVRETRQESDETVFEQTTGDQTDGSNGGMASPANSTNSEDSTGPITMVPSPPQELGRKNPFPMPSRLKDPLDLDFDSSNNNLIPARPTVPRLYGSYSSQRKEGIKGEMAGHRGPRLSRLLTTEQLEELERTHQTDPYPDYFQLGIKIGLKSHQVRHWFQTRRKSNRGSKRPRTDSGEALMDETADEETSISKYDEDTVDGLGQEVRDFSRKRKHLAPPRQHNGHTPPIALPKTARQPTPSLDVPGHDIGPVNYNMPKLPRSMAPQAHCNGMTNHPNATAASIYRMLSSQPPSHRHGSIPPNVNVALHPAFGMQWQLPTPTVESLLEKGDLEVLVEQRDFLRGMLEQQEALRFMWDQQITTLKRLLNVCEMKISRERSREHKQAQKATKPAIQKAHSHPPQVRLGIPQPTSATVSPITSTSVSSEAVRSFLTNHSDVIAPMPPLIATSLGTGLLKNTNCHSKIITPMYGGVAIDLRSDLTSAASPTPNSSRRPSRDEVDSHIEADVSENEVQEDGGPLELTVPKVRSMETAGVRALSDEENEMESSLTSPCNRSSFTPPSNRSSFTNPSNRSTSIGNVDIHSDPDTPISSVGGEKLSPDELFPPLPLPLADTDEIKGSDLSLSLDDTFDMYTRITSDAKSRIYSCTLCEKSFSSRSNLRAHFRTHTGEKPFFCNFCGRKFAQRSTLRTHKRIHTGDMPYKCSHCNRAFRDYSTLSKHARTHTGDRPYACQICGRAFAQSGNLQRHIKHTHPQAYVPPGSSGARAEVPRWKADSPTIEEASEPFHEYPAVADVPTQADYPATATDLRKARFRNHKTPV; the protein is encoded by the exons ATGTTAGGGACGATGATGTTACCAACAGTAGTTCGGGAGACGCGGCAAGAGAGTGATGAGACTGTCTTCGAGCAGACGACAGGTGACCAAACAGACGGCAGTAATGGCGGCATGGCCTCACCTGCCAACAGCACTAACTCCGAGGACTCAACAGGACCCATCACAATGGTCCCCAGTCCTCCCCAGGAACTCGGCAGAAAGAATCCATTCCCAATGCCGTCTCGATTAAAAGATCCGTTAGACTTGGACTTCGATTCAAGCAACAATAACTTGATACCAGCAAGGCCGACTGTTCCAAGACTATACGGTTCATATTCAAGTCAAAGGAAGGAGGGAATTAAAG GTGAAATGGCCGGCCACAGAGGACCACGCCTGTCGCGGTTACTGACCACGGAGCAGCTTGAAGAACTAGAGAGGACGCATCAGACGGACCCGTACCCGGACTACTTTCAGCTTGGAATCAAGATAGGTCTTAAATCACATCAG GTTCGCCATTGGTTCCAGACGCGACGGAAGTCTAACCGGGGCAGCAAGCGACCACGAACGGATTCAGGTGAAGCTTTAATGGACGAGACTGCGGATGAGGAGACCAGTATTTCAAAATATGATGAG GACACTGTCGATGGTCTTGGACAAGAAGTAAGAGATTTCAGTAGGAAGAGAAAGCATTTAGCGCCACCACGCCAACACAATGGACACACCCCACCAATAGCACTGCCAAAGACTGCCCGTCAACCAACCCCTTCCCTCGATGTCCCTGGGCATGATATCGGTCCTGTCAACTATAACATGCCAAAACTGCCCAGGAGCATGGCACCACAGGCTCACTGTAATGGCATG ACCAACCATCCCAACGCCACTGCCGCTTCTATCTACCGAATGCTGTCTAGCCAACCACCCTCCCACCGCCATGGCTCCATCCCACCTAACGTCAACGTGGCCCTCCATCCTGCCTTTGGTATGCAGTGGCAGCTACCAACACCCACCGTGGAG AGTCTGTTGGAGAAAGGTGACCTTGAAGTCCTTGTGGAGCAGAGGGATTTCCTCAGAGGCATGCTGGAGCAACAGGAAGCA TTGCGATTCATGTGGGACCAACAGATTACTACGTTGAAAAGACTGCTGAATGTTTGCGAGATGAAAATCTCGCGAGAAAGATCGAGAGAGCATAAACAAGCACAGAAGGCGACGAAGCCAGCCATACAGAAGGCTCATTCACATCCAC CGCAAGTCCGACTCGGAATACCCCAACCAACCTCCGCCACCGTGAGTCCCATCACCTCAACCAGCGTCAGCTCCGAGGCTGTCCGATCATTTCTAACAAATCACTCAGACGTCATTGCTCCCATGCCTCCACTGATCGCCACGAGCCTTGGAACAGGCCTCCTCAAGAACACAAACTGCCACAGTAAGATCATCACACCGATGTACGGAGGAGTCGCAATCGACCTCAGGTCTGACCTGACTTCAGCCGCATCTCCAACACCCAACTCGAGCAGACGACCGTCACGTGATGAGGTGGATTCTCATATCGAGGCTGACGTGTCCGAG AATGAAGTCCAAGAAGATGGAGGTCCGTTAGAACTGACTGTCCCCAAAGTGAGGTCCATGGAAACGGCGGGTGTGCGCGCACTATCTGATGaggaaaatgaaatggaatCAAGCCTCACTTCACCATGCAACAGATCAAGCTTCACACCACCTAGCAACAGATCTAGCTTCACAAATCCTAGCAACCGATCAACATCCATTGGCAACGTCGATATTCATAGCGACCCAGACACACCAATCTCCAGTGTGGGAGGAGAGAAACTGTCCCCAGACGAGTTGTTCCCGCCATTGCCGTTGCCTCTGGCCGATACTGACGAAATCAAAGGATCGGATCTGTCCCTTTCGTTGGATGATACGTTTGATATGTACACTCGGATAACAAGTGATGCTAAGAGCCGAATCTACAGCTGCACCCTATGTGAGAAGTCGTTCAGCAGCCGATCAAACCTGCGCGCGCACTTCAGGACCCATACAGGAGAGAAGCCATTCTTTTGTAACTTCTGTGGTCGGAAGTTCGCCCAGAGGTCAACGTTGCGCACGCATAAACGGATCCATACCGGCGACATGCCTTATAAATGTAGCCACTGCAACCGCGCTTTTAGGGATTACTCCACCCTTTCAAAGCATGCTCGCACCCATACTGGTGACCGTCCCTATGCATGTCAGATCTGTGGCCGGGCTTTCGCCCAGTCCGGGAACCTCCAACGCCATATCAAGCACACACACCCTCAAGCATACGTCCCACCAGGCTCCTCTGGTGCCAGGGCTGAAGTTCCAAGATGGAAGGCTGATTCTCCTACGATTGAGGAAGCCAGTGAGCCGTTTCACGAATATCCTGCCGTCGCAGATGTTCCAACTCAGGCGGACTATCCAGCCACGGCTACGGACCTCCGTAAAGCACGTTTTCGCAACCACAAGACTCCCGTTTGA
- the LOC135493309 gene encoding uncharacterized protein LOC135493309, with product MKLTRMDRNTKEKLVFHVMELRNLVENIYDLFHKHRNGLVQETIPMHDEAFNSVEKFVENFMPMILSSINLPRPLNFKSPLSEKNFSTESLRFLSDLEQAAYHLRQIESGLEYYTRGRADIIGNLERIVVSCKQTKTILLQRASDLNISAEAYALSVGEVPPDGYFEQNAYYLAVLYHAKVQTQNMHNTCQRL from the exons ATGAAACTCACAAGGATGGATAGGAACACGAAGGAGAAACTGGTCTTTCATGTCATGGAGTTAAGGAATCTGGTAGAGAACATCTATGATCTAttc CACAAACACAGAAATGGACTCGTGCAAGAGACCATACCCATGCATGACGAAGCATTCAACTCAGTGGAAAAGTTTGTGGAGAACTTCATGCCCATGATCTTGTCTTCGATAAATCTCCCGAGGCCGTTAAATTTCAAGTCCCCTTTAAGTGAAAAG AACTTCTCCACTGAATCACTGCGATTTCTGTCAGATCTGGAACAAGCCGCCTACCACCTCCGACAGATAGAGTCAGGGTTGGAGTACTACACGCGAGGACGAGCTGACATCATTGGCAACCTCGAGAGAATTGTTGTCTCATGTAAACAGACAAAGACCATATTACTTCAAAGG GCATCCGATTTGAATATATCAGCAGAGGCCTACGCGCTATCGGTTGGCGAGGTACCCCCAGATGGTTATTTTGAGCAGAATGCCTATTATCTCGCAGTACTATACCATGCGAAAGTTCAAACTCAAAACATGCACAATACGTGTCAAAGGCTATAA
- the LOC135493381 gene encoding uncharacterized protein LOC135493381 isoform X2, whose translation MLGTMMLPTVVRETRQESDETVFEQTTGDQTDGSNGGMASPANSTNSEDSTGPITMVPSPPQELGRKNPFPMPSRLKDPLDLDFDSSNNNLIPARPTVPRLYGSYSSQRKEGIKGEMAGHRGPRLSRLLTTEQLEELERTHQTDPYPDYFQLGIKIGLKSHQVRHWFQTRRKSNRGSKRPRTDSGEALMDETADEETSISKYDEDTVDGLGQEVRDFSRKRKHLAPPRQHNGHTPPIALPKTARQPTPSLDVPGHDIGPVNYNMPKLPRSMAPQAHCNGMSLLEKGDLEVLVEQRDFLRGMLEQQEALRFMWDQQITTLKRLLNVCEMKISRERSREHKQAQKATKPAIQKAHSHPPQVRLGIPQPTSATVSPITSTSVSSEAVRSFLTNHSDVIAPMPPLIATSLGTGLLKNTNCHSKIITPMYGGVAIDLRSDLTSAASPTPNSSRRPSRDEVDSHIEADVSENEVQEDGGPLELTVPKVRSMETAGVRALSDEENEMESSLTSPCNRSSFTPPSNRSSFTNPSNRSTSIGNVDIHSDPDTPISSVGGEKLSPDELFPPLPLPLADTDEIKGSDLSLSLDDTFDMYTRITSDAKSRIYSCTLCEKSFSSRSNLRAHFRTHTGEKPFFCNFCGRKFAQRSTLRTHKRIHTGDMPYKCSHCNRAFRDYSTLSKHARTHTGDRPYACQICGRAFAQSGNLQRHIKHTHPQAYVPPGSSGARAEVPRWKADSPTIEEASEPFHEYPAVADVPTQADYPATATDLRKARFRNHKTPV comes from the exons ATGTTAGGGACGATGATGTTACCAACAGTAGTTCGGGAGACGCGGCAAGAGAGTGATGAGACTGTCTTCGAGCAGACGACAGGTGACCAAACAGACGGCAGTAATGGCGGCATGGCCTCACCTGCCAACAGCACTAACTCCGAGGACTCAACAGGACCCATCACAATGGTCCCCAGTCCTCCCCAGGAACTCGGCAGAAAGAATCCATTCCCAATGCCGTCTCGATTAAAAGATCCGTTAGACTTGGACTTCGATTCAAGCAACAATAACTTGATACCAGCAAGGCCGACTGTTCCAAGACTATACGGTTCATATTCAAGTCAAAGGAAGGAGGGAATTAAAG GTGAAATGGCCGGCCACAGAGGACCACGCCTGTCGCGGTTACTGACCACGGAGCAGCTTGAAGAACTAGAGAGGACGCATCAGACGGACCCGTACCCGGACTACTTTCAGCTTGGAATCAAGATAGGTCTTAAATCACATCAG GTTCGCCATTGGTTCCAGACGCGACGGAAGTCTAACCGGGGCAGCAAGCGACCACGAACGGATTCAGGTGAAGCTTTAATGGACGAGACTGCGGATGAGGAGACCAGTATTTCAAAATATGATGAG GACACTGTCGATGGTCTTGGACAAGAAGTAAGAGATTTCAGTAGGAAGAGAAAGCATTTAGCGCCACCACGCCAACACAATGGACACACCCCACCAATAGCACTGCCAAAGACTGCCCGTCAACCAACCCCTTCCCTCGATGTCCCTGGGCATGATATCGGTCCTGTCAACTATAACATGCCAAAACTGCCCAGGAGCATGGCACCACAGGCTCACTGTAATGGCATG AGTCTGTTGGAGAAAGGTGACCTTGAAGTCCTTGTGGAGCAGAGGGATTTCCTCAGAGGCATGCTGGAGCAACAGGAAGCA TTGCGATTCATGTGGGACCAACAGATTACTACGTTGAAAAGACTGCTGAATGTTTGCGAGATGAAAATCTCGCGAGAAAGATCGAGAGAGCATAAACAAGCACAGAAGGCGACGAAGCCAGCCATACAGAAGGCTCATTCACATCCAC CGCAAGTCCGACTCGGAATACCCCAACCAACCTCCGCCACCGTGAGTCCCATCACCTCAACCAGCGTCAGCTCCGAGGCTGTCCGATCATTTCTAACAAATCACTCAGACGTCATTGCTCCCATGCCTCCACTGATCGCCACGAGCCTTGGAACAGGCCTCCTCAAGAACACAAACTGCCACAGTAAGATCATCACACCGATGTACGGAGGAGTCGCAATCGACCTCAGGTCTGACCTGACTTCAGCCGCATCTCCAACACCCAACTCGAGCAGACGACCGTCACGTGATGAGGTGGATTCTCATATCGAGGCTGACGTGTCCGAG AATGAAGTCCAAGAAGATGGAGGTCCGTTAGAACTGACTGTCCCCAAAGTGAGGTCCATGGAAACGGCGGGTGTGCGCGCACTATCTGATGaggaaaatgaaatggaatCAAGCCTCACTTCACCATGCAACAGATCAAGCTTCACACCACCTAGCAACAGATCTAGCTTCACAAATCCTAGCAACCGATCAACATCCATTGGCAACGTCGATATTCATAGCGACCCAGACACACCAATCTCCAGTGTGGGAGGAGAGAAACTGTCCCCAGACGAGTTGTTCCCGCCATTGCCGTTGCCTCTGGCCGATACTGACGAAATCAAAGGATCGGATCTGTCCCTTTCGTTGGATGATACGTTTGATATGTACACTCGGATAACAAGTGATGCTAAGAGCCGAATCTACAGCTGCACCCTATGTGAGAAGTCGTTCAGCAGCCGATCAAACCTGCGCGCGCACTTCAGGACCCATACAGGAGAGAAGCCATTCTTTTGTAACTTCTGTGGTCGGAAGTTCGCCCAGAGGTCAACGTTGCGCACGCATAAACGGATCCATACCGGCGACATGCCTTATAAATGTAGCCACTGCAACCGCGCTTTTAGGGATTACTCCACCCTTTCAAAGCATGCTCGCACCCATACTGGTGACCGTCCCTATGCATGTCAGATCTGTGGCCGGGCTTTCGCCCAGTCCGGGAACCTCCAACGCCATATCAAGCACACACACCCTCAAGCATACGTCCCACCAGGCTCCTCTGGTGCCAGGGCTGAAGTTCCAAGATGGAAGGCTGATTCTCCTACGATTGAGGAAGCCAGTGAGCCGTTTCACGAATATCCTGCCGTCGCAGATGTTCCAACTCAGGCGGACTATCCAGCCACGGCTACGGACCTCCGTAAAGCACGTTTTCGCAACCACAAGACTCCCGTTTGA